One genomic region from Rosa rugosa chromosome 1, drRosRugo1.1, whole genome shotgun sequence encodes:
- the LOC133724965 gene encoding formin-like protein 3 isoform X2, whose product MDLSQGSSQHNNDFLDLMNNSQEEEHQVGHGNGISKKEDILPNYDFQPIRPITGASSQSPSFDATPNLGGGGGSTRAWNSQESKSNTNTPIRNYGSVDSFERAKDVVEKDRNVPDATIISEIDHTMKKYADNLLQVMEGISARLTQLESRTRHLENSVDDLKVSVGNNHGNADGKMRQMENILRDVQTGVLDLKDKQSIVEAQLQLGKIQLSNPKVDPQLESRNALNADSGHKVASAPQQSHQQLPPVNIPPSLPAVSPPNAPPQPMLQSVPPSIQHPNQYSQNQIPPVPQRDQYFPAAPVQTQEAPNQQYQLPAGQQSLPPPTVPPHQQFQPTSQPQYPQPPPQLPQQHHSLPPVNPSQLQPTLGHHAEDTPYVPSQTYPPSLRQPPSQTPSGPPPSQQYYSPTSNVYEPPSSRPNSGYSSGYGPPSGLNEPYHYGGSPSQYGGTSSMKPQLSSATAQSQSGGSGYPQLPTARVLPHAVPTASGVSDRSGSAGTGNKVPIDDVIERVTGMGFSRDHVRATVRKLTDNGQAVDLNIVLDKLMNDGDVQPPRGWFGR is encoded by the exons ATGGACCTGTCACAGGGATCGTCACAGCACAACAACGACTTCCTTGACCTGATGAACAATTCCCAAGAGGAAGAGCACCAGGTGGGTCATGGAAATGGGATTTCCAAGAAGGAAGATATCTTGCCGAACTATGATTTCCAGCCCATCCGTCCCATCACTGGAGCCTCTTCGCAATCCCCAAGTTTTGATGCTACACCTAATCTCGGAGGTGGAGGAGGATCCACTAGGGCTTGGAACTCCCAAGAGTCCAAGTCCAACACCAATACTCCCATCAGA AATTATGGTTCTGTGGATTCCTTCGAACGTGCAAAAGATGTTGTGGAGAAGGACCGAAATGTTCCTGATGCTACAATTATATCAGAGATTGACCACACCATGAAGAAGTATGCTGATAATTTACTTCAAGTTATGGAAGGTATTAGTGCACGACTAACACAACTTGAGAGCAGAACCCGCCACCTTGAGAATTCTGTTGATGATTTGAAGGTATCTGTGGGAAACAATCATGGAAATGCTGATGGAAAGATGAGACAAATGGAGAatattcttagagat GTGCAAACAGGTGTTCTGGATTTGAAGGATAAGCAATCAATAGTAGAGGCTCAGCTGCAGCTTGGGAAGATACAGCTATCAAATCCCAAGGTAGATCCTCAATTGGAATCACGGAATGCTCTGAATGCAGATTCTGGGCATAAAGTAGCCTCTGCTCCTCAACAATCTCACCAACAGCTTCCTCCTGTGAACATTCCTCCATCACTTCCTGCTGTTTCTCCACCAAATGCTCCTCCACAGCCTATGCTCCAAAGTGTACCACCTTCAATTCAGCATCCAAATCAGTACTCTCAGAACCAGATCCCTCCTGTTCCTCAGCGAGACCAATATTTCCCAGCTGCACCTGTTCAAACTCAAGAAGCTCCAAATCAGCAATACCAATTGCCTGCAGGTCAGCAGTCACTCCCCCCTCCTACGGTACCTCCGCATCAACAATTTCAGCCTACCAGTCAACCACAGTATCCTCAGCCACCGCCCCAGCTTCCTCAACAGCACCATTCACTTCCACCTGTTAATCCCTCTCAACTCCAGCCTACCCTAGGTCACCATGCTGAAGATACTCCTTATGTTCCTTCCCAGACCTACCCACCCAGTCTTCGCCAGCCACCTTCTCAGACACCTAGTGGGCCTCCTCCCTCCCAACAATATTATAGTCCAACATCCAATGTATATGAGCCACCATCTAGCAGACCTAATTCAGGGTATTCCTCTGGGTATGGCCCTCCTTCTGGGCTTAATGAACCGTATCATTATGGTGGATCACCTTCTCAATATGGTGGTACCTCCTCGATGAAACCACAACTCTCTTCTGCTACTGCTCAAAGTCAAAGTGGAGGAAGTGGTTACCCACAGCTCCCAACAGCTAGGGTATTACCACATGCAGTGCCTACCGCCTCCGGTGTAAGTGATCGATCAGGTTCAGCTGGGACTGGAAACAAGGTTCCTATTGATGATGTGATTGAAAGAGTGACAGGCATGGGTTTTTCGAGGGACCATGTAAGGGCGACAGTTCGGAAGCTGACAGACAACGGTCAGGCAGTTGACCTGAATATTGTGTTAGATAAGCTGATGAATGATGGGGATGTCCAGCCACCTAGAGGTTGGTTTGGTCGGTAG
- the LOC133724965 gene encoding formin-like protein 3 isoform X1, with product MNTTSFMDKQIMDLSQGSSQHNNDFLDLMNNSQEEEHQVGHGNGISKKEDILPNYDFQPIRPITGASSQSPSFDATPNLGGGGGSTRAWNSQESKSNTNTPIRNYGSVDSFERAKDVVEKDRNVPDATIISEIDHTMKKYADNLLQVMEGISARLTQLESRTRHLENSVDDLKVSVGNNHGNADGKMRQMENILRDVQTGVLDLKDKQSIVEAQLQLGKIQLSNPKVDPQLESRNALNADSGHKVASAPQQSHQQLPPVNIPPSLPAVSPPNAPPQPMLQSVPPSIQHPNQYSQNQIPPVPQRDQYFPAAPVQTQEAPNQQYQLPAGQQSLPPPTVPPHQQFQPTSQPQYPQPPPQLPQQHHSLPPVNPSQLQPTLGHHAEDTPYVPSQTYPPSLRQPPSQTPSGPPPSQQYYSPTSNVYEPPSSRPNSGYSSGYGPPSGLNEPYHYGGSPSQYGGTSSMKPQLSSATAQSQSGGSGYPQLPTARVLPHAVPTASGVSDRSGSAGTGNKVPIDDVIERVTGMGFSRDHVRATVRKLTDNGQAVDLNIVLDKLMNDGDVQPPRGWFGR from the exons ATGAATACTACATCCTTCATGGACAAGCAGATAATGGACCTGTCACAGGGATCGTCACAGCACAACAACGACTTCCTTGACCTGATGAACAATTCCCAAGAGGAAGAGCACCAGGTGGGTCATGGAAATGGGATTTCCAAGAAGGAAGATATCTTGCCGAACTATGATTTCCAGCCCATCCGTCCCATCACTGGAGCCTCTTCGCAATCCCCAAGTTTTGATGCTACACCTAATCTCGGAGGTGGAGGAGGATCCACTAGGGCTTGGAACTCCCAAGAGTCCAAGTCCAACACCAATACTCCCATCAGA AATTATGGTTCTGTGGATTCCTTCGAACGTGCAAAAGATGTTGTGGAGAAGGACCGAAATGTTCCTGATGCTACAATTATATCAGAGATTGACCACACCATGAAGAAGTATGCTGATAATTTACTTCAAGTTATGGAAGGTATTAGTGCACGACTAACACAACTTGAGAGCAGAACCCGCCACCTTGAGAATTCTGTTGATGATTTGAAGGTATCTGTGGGAAACAATCATGGAAATGCTGATGGAAAGATGAGACAAATGGAGAatattcttagagat GTGCAAACAGGTGTTCTGGATTTGAAGGATAAGCAATCAATAGTAGAGGCTCAGCTGCAGCTTGGGAAGATACAGCTATCAAATCCCAAGGTAGATCCTCAATTGGAATCACGGAATGCTCTGAATGCAGATTCTGGGCATAAAGTAGCCTCTGCTCCTCAACAATCTCACCAACAGCTTCCTCCTGTGAACATTCCTCCATCACTTCCTGCTGTTTCTCCACCAAATGCTCCTCCACAGCCTATGCTCCAAAGTGTACCACCTTCAATTCAGCATCCAAATCAGTACTCTCAGAACCAGATCCCTCCTGTTCCTCAGCGAGACCAATATTTCCCAGCTGCACCTGTTCAAACTCAAGAAGCTCCAAATCAGCAATACCAATTGCCTGCAGGTCAGCAGTCACTCCCCCCTCCTACGGTACCTCCGCATCAACAATTTCAGCCTACCAGTCAACCACAGTATCCTCAGCCACCGCCCCAGCTTCCTCAACAGCACCATTCACTTCCACCTGTTAATCCCTCTCAACTCCAGCCTACCCTAGGTCACCATGCTGAAGATACTCCTTATGTTCCTTCCCAGACCTACCCACCCAGTCTTCGCCAGCCACCTTCTCAGACACCTAGTGGGCCTCCTCCCTCCCAACAATATTATAGTCCAACATCCAATGTATATGAGCCACCATCTAGCAGACCTAATTCAGGGTATTCCTCTGGGTATGGCCCTCCTTCTGGGCTTAATGAACCGTATCATTATGGTGGATCACCTTCTCAATATGGTGGTACCTCCTCGATGAAACCACAACTCTCTTCTGCTACTGCTCAAAGTCAAAGTGGAGGAAGTGGTTACCCACAGCTCCCAACAGCTAGGGTATTACCACATGCAGTGCCTACCGCCTCCGGTGTAAGTGATCGATCAGGTTCAGCTGGGACTGGAAACAAGGTTCCTATTGATGATGTGATTGAAAGAGTGACAGGCATGGGTTTTTCGAGGGACCATGTAAGGGCGACAGTTCGGAAGCTGACAGACAACGGTCAGGCAGTTGACCTGAATATTGTGTTAGATAAGCTGATGAATGATGGGGATGTCCAGCCACCTAGAGGTTGGTTTGGTCGGTAG